The Raphanus sativus cultivar WK10039 chromosome 2, ASM80110v3, whole genome shotgun sequence DNA segment GCTCGCCGGCGGCTGGGAAGAGTTCGCCGCCGTTCATAATTTCAGTGACGGAGACGTTTTGGTTTTCAGTCACAATGAAGACGAGATCTTTCATGTAGCTCGATCCAGTAACAGTGACATAGAGCACGAGTCTCCTAGCTTCACTGATACTGATGACGACACTGAAGTtgatgatgaatctgatgaCGACGATGATGTAGAAGTTGATGATGCAGCAGGTGAGTTCTTTGATATGCTTTTAATTTTTTGGGTTTAGTCATGTTTGTGATATGTAAGTGGAGATTGTTATTGTTATTAAGGGGACATTTTGGTggaaaagaataagaaaccagaaGCAGATACTTCTTGTTTCCTTAGAGCTCGTGTCACACGTTACAGCCTCATCAGAGATCGCTTGGTAACTATTGAACTACTCTTTTTTGTGGGGTTCGATACCATTAGTGATTTGCTGATGTGTTCAACCATGGATTGATGatgttcttattttattttcaggATCTTTCTAGAGATTTTAAGTTTATGTCGTTTGATGAGCACAAGAAACCGTGTGAGATATATTTAGTTAATGAGGAAGGAAGAAAATGGACGCTGAGGCTTTCAAGAAATATATCAAATGGTGGGTTTTACATCACAAGAGGCTGGACTAACTTTTGCTCAGCTAATGGGTTAAGCCAAGGTGACATCTGTAACTTCAAACTTTCCGAGAGTGGGGAAAGGCCTGTGCTTTTGTTGTGTTCACACGAGTCTGGTAATGGCCatgaagacaaagaagaagaagaatgccCTGAAGCAGATGCAGTGAAGATATGTTCTGTAGGAGGCTGCAGCAAAGAGAAGACAACATCGGAGAAGAATACTCCTCGTTTTCTGACACTAGAGTATACACCCAACCGTGTCAAGACAGGACAACTAGTAAGTTCAACAACTTTGTTTAAGTGTAATTTTCATGTAGTTGTCATGAATGACTTTGATTAGGAGGATGTAAATCATGACTTTATAGAGTCTATGATACGACAAAAAAATAGTCTATAATTCGTTACTAACTATGAAACTTGTGTCAGACTATTTCAAAGGTTTTCTTGGGTGAGAGTGGCATTAATAAGTCTATGGAGATAACTCTGCTGAAAAAAGATGGAAGAAAGTGGTCATCTTATCTACAGATGTCAGGACAACCCGGACGTGAAATGTTTTACATACGAAATGATTGGAGAGAGATGTGCAAAGCGAATGGTGTTCAAGTGAAAGACTCATTCGTGTTGGAGTTGATATGTGAAAATGCAAACCCTATATTTAAGTTCCACTCTAAGGTAAAACCCACCATACTCCAACTTTTTGCTCTTTAGCTTGTTTAGCTAAAACTTTTAGTAGAAAAGCTAAATAATCTTCTTGAGTTTTGTTTCAGATTGAAAATAAgggaaaaggaaaaataataacTCGTAAGAAGAGAGCTCGTCATCTAAGTACCGTGGAAAACACTCCGGAAGGGAGTAAGAGAGGACGCACTAGGGTTTCAAACAGATCCAACACTAACTTGAAGCGCGAGCAACCAGaatcttgctcagtctctgaTCAAGTGGCTAACGTCAAACAAAGCATTCAAGATACTCTGAACACCATCAGACACTTCCGCGGAGAGCTCGAGACAAGGGAGAAGAATCTGGAAGCTTCACTACTGGAAGTTGACGACTTAGGTGTGTTTCTGAATCAACaacatcttctttgttttcttgataTCATCATCTTTTGGGTATTACTAATGTTCATAACTTTTGGTTTGATGAAACAGGGGAGAGGATATTGGGAATCAGCAAAATTCTCAACAATAATCTTGTTTAAAGTAAAATTGAATAGCGGAAAAAAAGGATCAAAAGACTATCTGCATGCACTTTTTGTATCATGATTTTCACAATAACGGCTTCTTCCTCCAAACTCTACGTTAGGTttccttttaaatatttaagactTGCAAGTTCTAGAGACTGCCCAATTTTTCTTGGTGCCTTTGTTCGGTTCAAAGGCTCACAATGTTTTGTATATTTGAAGGGCTTGTGACTCGACGTTTATGCTTAGTTAACTTCCGGTTTAAttaacaactagattttgacccgcccttgaaagggcgggtattattttcagttttatgaaacatattatttgtttataattattgaatgtatttatcttagtaaaatctTCTTTATAATAAGTTCGACATATAGAGTCTCtttggtaaactatgtgttttttggctttgttttattctctatctaataaatatatttatttgccttgttgttaaaataaataattttagaacgcaaatgtataatacttttatattgatattttgtttaaacaatgtgacatatttctatattaattaaatatttacattgtaatttattttttatacaaataaacatatttgtgtagtttgttgttaaaaaatgattttgaatacaaatgtacagtacttttaaattgattttttgttatgtgatgccattattttttgttcaaatataaatcattttaaaatactttcgttatttgaatatttttagtttcttatacatcagaacaaaattcatacagacccaggggattcaatttgaaactcacacctaaatttatatccaaacatggcctaatatcaaaaccaaaaaaatctatacccgaaaaaattgaccagtaactaaatgggtacccaaatatttatttctaacggattctgtaaacaaataaaaaatattttatgtgtttggctaaattaagtgaaatataaaattttattcagtaatatttgtaaaatattaataatgatcaatatatgaatatcaatttgtttcaataagttatggaattgtaattaatgaatttaaattgatttgaaatgcagtggtagaatctataaataaaaaacacaaaaagaagtactgaaaagaaatttcaaaacccaaaaaatctatacccgaaaaAAACGACTCGTACCTAAATGATCCGAATGtttatgcctaactgattttgtaaaaaaataaaaaaaaatatatttttatgtgtttgactaaaatatgtgaaatattttttaatagtaattttacatattaataatgatcaatatatggagacatcaatttgtttagataagtttggaataacaattaattaatttaaattgattttaaatgtagtggtaaaatctgtaaataaaaaaattacgaaaaggaaatatctatttttttataaatgcaatgactaaatgtgtaaataaaagaaagtaaatatactgctatccatgtttccaaacaattctcatttaatattgttatccatgtttccaatcaaattttctttttaaactgcaattcatgtttccaaacacaccgaaattgtacttcagctttaataagatagatgggcTACTTTGGTGCTTATATATACATTTTGGCCAGAAAGATGTCTTATCTTTTGAAAATGTCTTCTCCATTCCGCAATGAGCTTTATGAAGGCTGCAGCTTTCGGCTTAATCTCGCTTGGTAGCCGTATAAGCTTATAGCAAGATTATTCTCTGAGAAACTTAGtattaattatttgtatttatccTTCTTAAAATATGAACTTTACTATAGAGATTTATATTTTCATCTCTtgtggtttttcttttgaaagCATCTCTTGTagtttttaaatagtatatttgatTGTTGTGCACCCAattgacatttaaaaaaaaagatatatatagtGGGTGAATCTAAAACATGTTATTAGCATTGTGTCAATTATTTAGTTAAGATATATACTTTATTGctgtaattattaatataaatatatatataagatttttcaATGTTGTCTATAATATCATATGTATTTATGTAtattctaactttttataatataatctaaaaatattttcctatAATTAAAGTTACATCAAATTATCTATGTTTAAAATTTGTTTGAAAGTTTAATTGTTGTTGGCAACATATATTAGGTGGTTATAGGATTAGTTTGTCACTTTATattccaaaaaagaagaagaatggtaTACGCAACCAAGTTTTGGAATTCAGTGGGTGGTAACCACAATAATCATCAATCTGACTgtaataaagaattttttttttgtatttatttaacaaatttcCTTGGCAATTAAGTCATTAGTAAAAAAGCCCATAATAATAAGTTGCTTATAAATAGGAAGGAGAAGGTACGCAACCAAACATCAAGAAAGTacgttttctaaattttctttgttttgtgaTTATAATCTTCATTTCACTTTTTATACTTTGTTATCCTGATTTGAGAGTCCATGGATCTATTGATAATTATCCTTCATACCCATttgggtttcttttttttttttttttttttttcgtttaaaaaataaaattaaaacaaaccaatcgcgggccgccacgtgtcgtggAGCCCGCGAAACTGCCCAGAAAACGTTTCCTCGCGAGACCACCTCTtctccttttttcttcttggtTCCCACCCTTTGTGGTCCCCCCCACCAAGATCCCCTCCAACATACCCCAATAAATATGCTCTAGGTTCCTAGTgtaataaagaattttttttttgtatttatttaacaaatttcCTTGGCAATTAAGTCATTAGTAAAAAAGCCCATAATAATAAGTTGCTTATAAATAGGAAGGAGAAGGTACGCAACCAAACATCAAGAAAGTacgttttctaaattttctttgttttgtgaTTATAATCTTCATTTCACTTTTTATACTTTGTTATCCTGATTTCAGAGTCCATGGATCTATTGATAATTATCCTTCATACCCATttgggtttctttttttttttttttttttttcgtttaaaaaaaaaaattaaaacaaaccaatcgcgggccgccacgtgtcgtggAGCCCGTGAAACTGCCCAGAAAACGTTTCCTCGCGGGACCACCTCTtctccttttttcttcttggtTCCCACCCTTTGTGGTCCCCCCACACCAAGATCCCCCTCCAACATACcccaataaatataataaatatgctCTAGGTTCCTAGTGTGATTCTATATCGTCTTAAATCAGTTCCATGATAAAATATGTAACGATTAGATTGAATAAGTGTGAAACCCTTCAGAATGTTTTGTCTTTGTAAAATAGAACTGTAATTGttgtatttaattatttgtttgttgttgtcGTTCTCTGTAGAATGGATCCTTTGAATCCAGCCTCCTCAAGCTTAGCTCCTCCTGTTGCAAATGATCTCCcggagaagagaaagagaggtcGTCCGCGTAAAGATCAAACCATAACTCAAACTCAACCGGACGCTAATCGAGACCTGATTAACGTTGAAGAATTTGCTGATCCCCTCTATCTTTTCCCCTGCATGATTCACCATcagattaattaaaaaaatgtaaggGTAAAGTAAAACGTTCACATTTACTGTTCATCGGTTAATTCAGATCATACCTAGAGCATCAATTTCCAGCAGCGAAGTTTCTAGATTTTGTTCCTTCGTCTCAAGCTCTGATCGAAACAGTCTTACATCGGTTAAAGTTTGCACAATACTCTGTCTCACCTTACTCACTTGATCAGAGATTGAGCAAGGTTCAGGTGCTTTCTTGTGCTGCAAGTTTGATGGACCAACACTTAATTTATTTGATGCCCGGGTACGGCGAGATGATCCTCCTTCTGTAGAAACTCGAGCTTTCTTTTGGATACAAGTCTCCATCTCTTCTTCAGCTCGTGATGCTTCAATCATCCTTGACTTTCTTCTGTTCATACTATGATTACCATCGAATGATGCTTCCTTCATCTGAACACATATTTATAGCACATAAttataaacaacaacaacaaaaaaatgcCAAGTAACCTGGAATGTAACTGATTTGGTGTTTTAACCTTGGAGCAGATCTTGAGAATAGGACCAGTTCCTCCTCGAATTATGTCAAGTGTGAAGGAATCACCAACTTTCTTTACGCCATTGGCTACAAGGCAATCTTTAAAACCTTTAATGTAAAACTGTTCACGTCCTTTGACGCTAACTAGATGCAACTTCCACTCTACGCCGTCTTTGTTCACTAGAGTTACCTCTCCTGCTTCATTGATCCCGTTCTCTCTTGTAAATAGTGCAGGGATTCGCTTTACAAAGTTTCAAACCAACCCATTAATGTGAGCCaaataacaaaagaagaagGCTTAAATAACACTTAAAAGAAAAGGTGTTGGAACTTACAAGTTGACCTGACCTTAACATGTAACGTTTAAGCTCTATTTCCACAGTCATGTTCTGATTCATTTGAGCTGTCTCTGAACCATCCTCAGAATCAATCTCATCGCCTTTGGTCTCAGGAACATGAAGAATGGTGGAGGTATTGTTGGGACATAGCTGTATCACCGGTTTGGTTCCGCCTTGGACAAATTTAAATCGACAAGAAGAACCGGTTTTGATCCCATTTCCTTGGCAGAAACTTGTCCAGCCTCTGCACATATAAGCTTGACCGGTTGTTTTGTTGTGTCGAAGATCCAATGTCCAAGATTTGCCATCTTCGTTGAGTAGATCAATCTCACAGTGTCTGTTGTTCAGACCATTTGACCTAGCAAAGTTGTTTGAAAGACACTGCAAAACCACAcgaattaaaaatgatataatatatagtacGTAGCAAAATAACATGATGATAATGTTACTAAAATTAGAGTCGAGAGAAAGTATTAACCAGGTGACTTCGGCTTAGGGTTGAAGATGTGACGTGCGCAAGAAGGTAAGAGTTCTCTGTTCCTGATATCGCTCTCTTCTTCGACGAAGTTTTGTTTGGATATAATTCCTCTTCCgaatcttcatcatcatcatcatctccagcATCGGCATGCTCCTCGTCGTCGTCTTCATCAAaaacatcatcatcaaagaTATTATGTTCATCGTCTTCATTTTCATCTTCAGAGGTAGAAGAGACGAACTGTAGTATCTGACGAGAGAAACTACGGCCAAAGGGCGTGACGTGGAAAACCATGTCGCCGTCGTGCCTGAAACTCAAAACGTCGTCGTTTCGGACACCATGGTGAACCGAGAATTGTTTCCATCCACGGGCGAATCTCTGGCCGTCCAGTTCGACTTCCCACGATCTGTCCGAAACATCCGTAGTCAGTTTCAGCTTCGTTGACTGAGTTTTACCCTTCACGTGATTCGAAATAAACGAATCCGGAATCATCTGCAATAACAACGACAGCAACAACAGTCACGCAAGACAAAACCAATTGATAACATTGTAACAACAGAAATtacaatgttttaaaaaaaaaaacaacagtgATTACAAGAGAGAGAAGGTTACAGGAATGGAGTTTTGTCCAGAAAGATCTATGAAGAAGATAGGTTTGTTGTTTGAAGAGACCATCACTGGATCCACCATTGTTGAGCAGCAAACTCTAAGGAACTCTTCTATGAAAGTTGTTTctccaaattctttttttttccttttacgTTTCTACAGAATCAGAATAAAAAACTCCCTAATTCAATGTCATTAACTACTAATTAATTACagatattttaaatcttttttttgaaagacGTGCAGTTTCGCTTAGTAACCCATTAAACGGCAGTGTTTTGTCAGTAACGTCTACTCCTGAATTCCTGATTTGATTAGTCGAAGGGAGCAAATTTTACGGTCTGTAGATTTTGTCCACGTGTACATTGCTGTTAccgtgaaaaaaaaaaaaagcaaccaTAGGGAGTCGTCTAAAGGAAGTTTGGCGGAAAAGCTGAGAGGGGACAGTTCcatcaatcaatcaaactatcTAATAGCAAACTCAAAGAGCTTCAGAGAGTCGCTGTGAAACTTCAAGAACAATCTTGGATTCTTTGAAGTAGTTGTCAATGGAGAATAATGAATCACTCTTTTCTCCAGCAAACCCGCATTTCTTCCAGCCTCTTCTTACCGATTTCGAGAGCCATCTCGTAAGAAaccttctcttttcttttgtctttctttaatatttataaacgtATAGATAGTCTTATGGTtagtgttcttttttttctctgttgcAAAGACAATTCCTGCGACGTTCTTCTCCAAGCATATACAGGGAAAACACGAGGGTAAGACTGTTCAACTGAGATCAGATGCTTCGGACAGAACATGGAAAGTGAAGATGGAAGGCCATAGGCTCACTGATGGTTGGAAAGAGTTCGCCAAGGCAcatgattttcgggtcggtgaCGTCGTTATCTTCAGACACGAAGGAGACATGTTGTTCCATGTTACTCCTTTTGGAACCAGTTTCTGTGAGATCCAATACGTATATTCTGCTAGCCACTACAAATACAAAGAAGAGAGTGACGTAATTGGTATAGTGGAATCATTTTCCAATGTCGTTTACTGAGACTACTATCATCTGTAATTTTTCTTGTGACCGTTAGTTTTCTGGTTCAGGAGAAGAATCTTCGTCCAAGCTCACATGTTTTAGCCAATCTGTGACGGTTTCAAATCTATCAAGAGGAGCTGTGGTTAGTTAGCTTAGTgttattttgtttaaagtttgtGTGAAGTGTCTATAATAACCCCCAAGGTAAACTTGATGACTGATGATGCAGGGTGTACCCTTGGATTTTGCAAGTCAAAATGGTTTGAACAAAGGGAGGCGTGTGATAGCTTTGAGGAACCAAGAAGGAAAGACTTGGGAATCTGAATTAAAGACAACGAGTTCTGGTCAGGTTTTCATATGTCGAAACTGGAGAAGTTTTTGCACGGCGAGTAAGTTAAAAGTTGGAGACTCTTTCCAGTTGAAACTGCTTCAAAACAAGGAGAGGCCTGTGTTTCAACTCTGCAGCCGCTTGAAGGGGAGGCCGAAGAAGGAGACTCTATCCGAAGAAGGAGACAAAACTGAAAACCCCCGGTTTGTGAAGATAACTCCTACAGCAAGTAGCCTTGAGAATGGTAAACAGGTGAGTTTTTGAAACAATCCATGTCAACTGGTTTCTTCAACtcatttgtcttttcttttgtcatgTTGGGTCTGTTTTTTTCAGCATCTACCGGTACATTTCACGAGAGCGAACAAACTCAACAGGCCGGGGAAGATAGTATTGGTAGACAAAGACAAAGTCGAGTGGTCGATGAAGCTTAAGGCCGATACAAGATCTATGTATATTATTGGTGGTAAGGGTTGGAAAAGTTTCTGTGCAGCGAATGAAGTTCTCGCAGGAGAGTCTCTAACTCTGGAGTTGATCCGACGTGGGAGAATCCCTGTGCTCAAGTTTTGCTCCAAGGTTAAGAAAGAGACTCTAACCGAGGAAGATAATCTTGGTGAAACACCCCGGTTTGTGAAGATAACTACTACAGCAAGCAGCCTTGAGATTGGTAGACAGGTGAGTCTTTGAAACATCTATGTCACTGGTTTCTTCAACtcactgtctttttttttccttttgtcatGTTGGATCTATTTTCAGCATCTGCCGGTACATTTCACGAGAGGGAACAAGCTCAAGAGGCCGGGGAAGATAGTATTGGTAGACAAAGACAATGTGGAGTGGTCGATGAAACTTAATGAGGATATTAGAAGTGGAACTATGTATATCATGGGTGGTAAGGGTTGGAAAAGTTTCTGCGCAGCTAACGAAGTAGTCGTAGGAGAGCCTCTGACTCTGGAGTTGATCCGACGTGGGAGAATTCCTTTCCTCAAGTTTTGCTCCAAGGTTAAGTGTGTACACTACATAACTTGCAGTCCAcgtttttttattctattaagTTGAAGTTACTTTAACAAATAGCTTGTATTCAGATGGAGCAACCACCGTTTAAAACAAAGGCTGGAGGACGCAAGAGAACACGAGTTCAGAGACTGAGCCAGGAAAGTAGATCGAAGCATGACGTCTCAAATCAGGAGGCTAAGGTTAAAACAGAGTGCTTAAGCTAATATAACTACTTTCTAAGACACAACAACAGTTCTTCCTATGTTCAAGTTCTGCTCCATGGTCAACAAAAACCTAGCTCCTATGTGCATCCAAGTTGTCTAGTTATGATTTTGAACTAGTTGGCTAAGAGTCCAAGCGTGAAGCGTCTGTTTATTGTTTAGGCAAAGTAAAATCTTTTATCTACTTGACGATTCTGTGTCATATGAATGGCAAACAATTTGGAAATTCAGCAGTACTAAGAACATTCAAACttctatttatattataatcaaCCTTTTGCACCATAAGTCATgtgtaataatattattattattatctgcGTTACTACTTAAGCTAGAAACTCTGTTGATTTAACATTCCACCACATCATTGAGCATCGATCATCTTGGTGTCTGTATCTCTCACCGGATGTTGGGATTTTGAACAACTCAAGTGATTTCGGCTTAGGGTTGAAGATGTGACGTGCGCAAGAAGGTAAGAGTTCTCTGTTTCTGTTATTGCTCTCTTCTTCGACgaagttttgtttggacataatTCCTCTTCTgaatctccatcttcatcttcatcatcatcatcatcatcatcatctccagcATCGGCATGCTCCTCGTCGTCGTCTTCATCAAaaacatcatcatcaaagaTATTATGTTCATCGTCTTCATTTTCATCTTCGGAGGTAGAAGAGATGAACTGTAGTATCTGATGAGAGAAGCTACGGCCGAAGGGCGTGACGTGGAAAACCATGTCGCCGTCGTGCCTGAAACTCAAAACTCGTCGTTTCGGACACCATGGTGGACCCAGAATTGTTTTCATCCGCGAGCGAATCTCTGGCCGTCCAGTTCGACTTCCCACGATCTGTCCGAAACATCCGTAGTCAGTTTCAGTTTCGTTGACTGAGTTTTACCCTTCACGTGATTCGAAATAAACGAATCCGGAATCGTCTGCAATAACAACAAACAACAGTCACGCAAGACAAAACCAATTGATAACATTGTAACAACAGAGATTACAAGAGAGAGAAGGTTACGGGAATGGAGTTTTGTCCAGACAGATCTGTGAAGAAGATAGGTTTGTTGTTAGAAGACACCATCACTGGATCCACCATTGTTGAGCAAACCCTAAGGAACTCTACTATGAAAGTTGTTTctccaaattcttttttttttccttttacgTTTCTACAGAATCAGAATAAAAAACTCCCCAATTCAATGTCATTAACTACTAATTAATTACagatattttaaatctttttttttagaaaacatgCAGTTTCGCTTAGTAATCATTAAACGGCAGTGTTTTCAGTAACGTGTACTCCTGAATTCCTGATTTGATTGGTCGAAGGGCGCGGCGCAAATATTACGGTCTGTAGATTTTGTCCACGTCTACGTTAATGTTACCgtaagaaaacatttaaaaaaaaagcaaccATAGGTGGACTcgtatatataaagtttggaGGAAAAGCTCAGAGGACAGTTCCATCAATCAAACTATCTAATAGCAAAACTCAAAGAGCTTCAGAGAGTTGCTGTGAAACTTCAAGAACAATCTTGGATTCTTTTTGAAGTGGTGGACGATGGAGAATAATGATGCATCACCCTTTTCTCCGGCGAACCCACATTTCTTCCAGCGTCTTCTTTCCGGTTTCCAGAGCCACCTCGTAAGAAACATTCTCTATCTTTTGTCTTTCTTCAGCCTTTATAAACGTAATAGATAGTCTtatggttagtttttttttttttctgttgcaGAAAATTCCTCTGACGTTCTTCTCCAAGCATATAGAGGGAAACCACGAGGGTAATACTGTTAAACTGAGATCAGATTCTTCGGACAGAACATGGAAAGTGAAGATGGAAGGCCGTATGATAACTGAAGGTTGGACAGAGTTCGCCAAGGCACATAATCTTAGGGTCGGTGACTTTGTTATCTTCAGACACGAAGGAGACATGTTGTTCCATGTCACTGGTTGCTGTGAGATCCAATACGTACAGTCTGTTAGCAACTACAATAATAAAGAGGAGAGTGACGAAATTGGTATAATGGAATCATCTTTCAATGTCGTTTACTGAGAGACTACTatcatctgttttttttgtgaCCGTTAGTTTTCTGGTTCAGGAGAAGAATCTTCGTCCAAGCTAACATGTTTTAGCCAATCTGTGACGGCTTCAAATCTATCAAAAGGAGCTGTGGTTAGTTAGCTTAGTGGTTTCTTCTTTgtgttatttttgtttaaagtttgTGTGAAGTAATAACACCGTTAACTTTTGATGACTGATGATGCAGGGTGTGCCCTTAGATTTTGCAAGTCAAAATGGTTTGAACAAAGGGAGGCGTGTGATAGCTTTGAGGAACCGAGAAGGAAAGACGTGGGAATCTGAATTAAGGACAACGAGTTCTGGTCAGGTTTTCATATGTCGAAACTGGAGAAGTTTTTGCACGGCGAGTAAGTTAAAAGTTGGAGACTCTTTCCAATTTAAACTGCTTCAAAACACGGAGAGGCCTGTGCTCCAGCTCTGTAGCCGCTCAAAGGAGACTCTATCCGAAGATACACTCCGGTTTGTGAAGATAACTCCTACAGCAAGTAGCCTTGAGACTGGTAAACAGGTAAGTTTTCTTAACATCATTGATGTCTTTGGTTTCTTCAACGCattgtcttttcttttgtcatgTTGGATCTGTTTTCAGAATCTACCGCTACATTTCACGAGAGCGAACCAGCTCAAGAGGCCGGGGAAGATAATATTAGTAGACAAAGACAAAATCGAGTGGCCGATGAAACTTAAGGAAGATATTAGAAGTGGAACTATGTCCATCATTGATGGTAAGGGCTGGAAAAGATTCTGTGCAGCGAATGAAGTAGTCGTAGGAGAGTCTCTAACTCTGGAGTTGATGATCCGACCTGGGAGACTTCCTTTGCTCAAGTTTTGCTCTAAGGTTAAGTGTGTACAACGAATAACTTGCAATCCACGTTTTTGGCTTCTCTTAAGTTGGAGTTGCTTAACAAATAACTTGTATTCAGATGGACCAACCACCGCTTAAAACAAAGGCTGGAGGACGCAAGAGAGCTCGAGTTCAGAGACTGAGACAGGAGAGTAGATTGGAGCATGACGTCTCAAATCAGGAGGCTAAGGTTAAAACAGAGTGCTCAAGCTAATATAACTACTATCCAAGACACAACAGTTCTTCCAATGTTCGAGTTCTGCTCCGTTGTCAACAAAACCTAGTAGCTGTTTATGATTTTGAACTAGTTGGCTAAGAGTCAAAGCGTCTGTTTATTGCTTAGGCAAAGTAAAATCTTTTATCTACTTGATGATTCTGTGTCATATGAATGGTAAACAATTTGGAAATTCAGCAGTACTAAGAACATtcaaaattctattttatattataaccTTTTGCACCATAAGTCATtgtgtaatattattattattatctgcACTACTACTTAAGCTAGAAGCTCTGTTGATTTAACATTCCACATCATTGAGCGCGATCATCTTGGTGTCTGTATCTCTCACCGGATGTTGGGATTTTGAACAACTCGATGGAACTGAAGCTGTAACGACAGCCTGGTCTTTTACCTCTCTATCTATGTTCCCATTTGCTACAGCCTCTTCATGATCTGCTGCagagtcatcatcatcaatccAAGGGTTCGAATCAGAATCCAGTGTATCAACCCTTTCAACCTCTGCACAACATTCAGAGGTCACCACAGATGGTGACGAACATGATGAAGTTGATGATGAGGACGACAATGATGACTCTTCTTCGCATACAAGG contains these protein-coding regions:
- the LOC108840039 gene encoding B3 domain-containing protein REM1-like, coding for MVVPPKPSLFQWRFLTGDKPVLTLDDEFLRNHTKVLLTSDASNKTWEVKLDGNKLAGGWEEFAAVHNFSDGDVLVFSHNEDEIFHVARSSNSDIEHESPSFTDTDDDTEVDDESDDDDDVEVDDAAGDILVEKNKKPEADTSCFLRARVTRYSLIRDRLDLSRDFKFMSFDEHKKPCEIYLVNEEGRKWTLRLSRNISNGGFYITRGWTNFCSANGLSQGDICNFKLSESGERPVLLLCSHESGNGHEDKEEEECPEADAVKICSVGGCSKEKTTSEKNTPRFLTLEYTPNRVKTGQLTISKVFLGESGINKSMEITLLKKDGRKWSSYLQMSGQPGREMFYIRNDWREMCKANGVQVKDSFVLELICENANPIFKFHSKIENKGKGKIITRKKRARHLSTVENTPEGSKRGRTRVSNRSNTNLKREQPESCSVSDQVANVKQSIQDTLNTIRHFRGELETREKNLEASLLEVDDLGERILGISKILNNNLV
- the LOC108842116 gene encoding putative B3 domain-containing protein REM4, encoding MVDPVMVSSNNKPIFFIDLSGQNSIPMIPDSFISNHVKGKTQSTKLKLTTDVSDRSWEVELDGQRFARGWKQFSVHHGVRNDDVLSFRHDGDMVFHVTPFGRSFSRQILQFVSSTSEDENEDDEHNIFDDDVFDEDDDEEHADAGDDDDDEDSEEELYPNKTSSKKRAISGTENSYLLAHVTSSTLSRSHLCLSNNFARSNGLNNRHCEIDLLNEDGKSWTLDLRHNKTTGQAYMCRGWTSFCQGNGIKTGSSCRFKFVQGGTKPVIQLCPNNTSTILHVPETKGDEIDSEDGSETAQMNQNMTVEIELKRYMLRSGQLRIPALFTRENGINEAGEVTLVNKDGVEWKLHLVSVKGREQFYIKGFKDCLVANGVKKVGDSFTLDIIRGGTGPILKICSKMKEASFDGNHSMNRRKSRMIEASRAEEEMETCIQKKARVSTEGGSSRRTRASNKLSVGPSNLQHKKAPEPCSISDQVSKVRQSIVQTLTDVRLFRSELETKEQNLETSLLEIDALGEKIEGISKFFNVNQVSISVRLSLSYGLIFTRTTSLSLLREIICNRRS
- the LOC108816086 gene encoding B3 domain-containing protein REM8-like isoform X1; protein product: MENNESLFSPANPHFFQPLLTDFESHLTIPATFFSKHIQGKHEGKTVQLRSDASDRTWKVKMEGHRLTDGWKEFAKAHDFRVGDVVIFRHEGDMLFHVTPFGTSFCEIQYVYSASHYKYKEESDVIGEESSSKLTCFSQSVTVSNLSRGAVGVPLDFASQNGLNKGRRVIALRNQEGKTWESELKTTSSGQVFICRNWRSFCTASKLKVGDSFQLKLLQNKERPVFQLCSRLKGRPKKETLSEEGDKTENPRFVKITPTASSLENGKQHLPVHFTRANKLNRPGKIVLVDKDKVEWSMKLKADTRSMYIIGGKGWKSFCAANEVLAGESLTLELIRRGRIPVLKFCSKVKKETLTEEDNLGETPRFVKITTTASSLEIGRQHLPVHFTRGNKLKRPGKIVLVDKDNVEWSMKLNEDIRSGTMYIMGGKGWKSFCAANEVVVGEPLTLELIRRGRIPFLKFCSKMEQPPFKTKAGGRKRTRVQRLSQESRSKHDVSNQEAKVKTECLS
- the LOC108816086 gene encoding B3 domain-containing protein REM8-like isoform X2 translates to MENNESLFSPANPHFFQPLLTDFESHLTIPATFFSKHIQGKHEGKTVQLRSDASDRTWKVKMEGHRLTDGWKEFAKAHDFRVGDVVIFRHEGDMLFHVTPFGTSFCEIQYVYSASHYKYKEESDVIGEESSSKLTCFSQSVTVSNLSRGAVGVPLDFASQNGLNKGRRVIALRNQEGKTWESELKTTSSGQVFICRNWRSFCTASKLKVGDSFQLKLLQNKERPVFQLCSRLKGRPKKETLSEEGDKTENPRFVKITPTASSLENGKQHLPVHFTRANKLNRPGKIVLVDKDKVEWSMKLKADTRSMYIIGGKGWKSFCAANEVLAGESLTLELIRRGRIPVLKFCSKVKKETLTEEDNLGETPRFVKITTTASSLEIGRQHLPVHFTRGNKLKRPGKIVLVDKDNVEWSMKLNEDIRSGTMYIMGGKGWKSFCAANEVVVGEPLTLELIRRGRIPFLKFCSKLVFRWSNHRLKQRLEDAREHEFRD